In Candidatus Cloacimonadota bacterium, the genomic stretch TGACCAAACACATAAGAGTTTATTTTGTTACACCAGACGAAGATGGAACATTAACATTTAAAACACCTGCTAAAAAAGGGCGTGCAATTGTTGAAGTAGATTTGGACGGTAGTTATGTTTTAAGCGAAACCGAAATTGAAGAGAGTAATAAGGTAAAACCATTTGAGAAATTTATAGATGACTTGGTGAAATTTTTGGAGAAATAATGAAAGCGCAAGAATTAATATTAGAATCAACAACTCTATGGGACTTTCCTACACAAAATTATGGAAATAAACCACATGGAAATAATAAATACAATGGCGTTACGCCAGCTTTTATTATTTGGAATTTACTCCAACGTTATACAAAAGAAAATGATTTAGTAGTTGATCCAATGTGTGGGAGTGGAACTACTTATGATGTAGCAACGGAATTAAATAGAAAAACGGAATGTTTTGATTTGAATATTGTTAGAGATGAAATAAAAAAAGCTGATGCAAGAAAACTACCATTGAAAGACGATGTTGCGGATTTGGTTTTTATTGATTCACCATATTCAGACAATATCAAATATTCTGATGATAAAAATTGCATTGGTAAAATTTCTTGTGAAAAAGATGAGTTTTTTGATGAATTAGAAAAAGTTGCAATTGAAATAAAAAGGATATTGAAAGAAGGAAAAGTTGTTGCTTGGTTAATTGGTGACCAGTGGATAAAAAGAAAATTTACACCTACTGGATTTTTACTTTATAACAGACTTGTTAAGCACTTTGAGACTATTGATATAGTTTCAGTTA encodes the following:
- a CDS encoding DNA methyltransferase, which produces MKAQELILESTTLWDFPTQNYGNKPHGNNKYNGVTPAFIIWNLLQRYTKENDLVVDPMCGSGTTYDVATELNRKTECFDLNIVRDEIKKADARKLPLKDDVADLVFIDSPYSDNIKYSDDKNCIGKISCEKDEFFDELEKVAIEIKRILKEGKVVAWLIGDQWIKRKFTPTGFLLYNRLVKHFETIDIVSVTRHNQTSNTGIWHYRARKYNFYLRGFKYLFIMRKSTKA